From Arvicanthis niloticus isolate mArvNil1 chromosome 22, mArvNil1.pat.X, whole genome shotgun sequence, the proteins below share one genomic window:
- the Snrpf gene encoding small nuclear ribonucleoprotein F — MSLPLNPKPFLNGLTGKPVMVKLKWGMEYKGYLVSVDGYMNMQLANTEEYIDGALSGHLGEVLIRCNNVLYIRGVEEEEEDGEMRE; from the exons ATG AGTTTACCCCTCAATCCCAAGCCTTTTCTCAATGGACTGACAGGAAAGCCAGTGATGGTGAAACTTAAGTGGGGCATGGAGTACAAGGGCTACCTGGTCTCCGTGGATGGCTACATGAACATGCAG CTTGCAAATACAGAAGAATACATAGATGGGGCGTTGTCTGGACATCTGGGCGAAGTTCTAATAAG GTGTAATAATGTCCTCTACATCCGAGGcgttgaagaggaggaggaagatggggaaatGAGAGAATAG